The Alkalibacter rhizosphaerae genomic sequence TTGCAGACCTTTTTAAAAGAACGACAGCATGGAGAAAACTTTTCCTGCAATCAACTTTTTTACCTCGCCATGGCACCGGAATTTTTTACAGTCATCGTGGACGGCTTGAAAGACACCGGGATCCTGGAAGAAACGGGAAATTGGAACCGGTTGGTTTTGGAGAAACCCTTTGGAAAGGATCTGGCCAGCGCCAAAGTCCTCAACGAAAATATCCAAAGAGCTTTTCGGGAAGAGCAGATCTTCCGGATCGACCATTACTTGGGCAAAGAAATGATCCAAAACATCACCATGCTTCGCTTTCAAAACACCATCTTTGAACCCTTGTGGAACAGCCGCTACATCGACAACATTCAAATCAGCGTGTCTGAACTGGACGGAGTCGGTTCCAGGGCCCCCTACTACGACCAAACCGGCGCACTTCGGGACATGGTCCAGAACCATCTGCTCCAAACTCTGGCCATTACAGCCATGGACCCACCAAAGACCATGGAGGCCGACCAGATCCGGGATGCAAAAGTGAAGCTGTTGAGTGAACTGATCCTTTTCACGGAGGAAACCAGCAAGACCAACGTGGTGTTTGGACAATACGAAAGCTACAAAAATGAAATTGGCGTACAAGAAAATTCCGTCACGGAAACGTTTGTTGCCCTCAAGCTTTTCATCGACAATGCCAGATGGAGGGGTGTCCCGTTTTATTTGACCACGGGCAAGAAGCTGCCGGAAAAATCCGCCCAAGTGACCGTAGAATTCAAGGCGCCCAACCAGTGTGTCCAACCAGAAGGAGAACCTTGCCAGGTCTTTGACATGCAGCCGGGATCCCAGGTGAACATCCTGGAAATCAAGATCCAGCCTAAAGAAGGCATCAGCCTGCGCCTCAACACCAAGAAACCATCCGTGATCAGCGAAACGGTGGTTGCGGAAATGGAGTATTGCCAAAGTTGTCAAAACAACTTCAATACACCGGATGCTTACGAGAAGCTGTTGCTGGATGTCATCCATGGGGATTCCACCCGATTCACCCGTTGGGATGAACTGGCTTTGACCTGGTACTTCATCGACAGCATCCATCTGGATCAGGTCCCTCTTTGCGAATATGAGGACCTGGGCCGGGGACCATGGGAAGCCCATGAACTCCTGGAACGGGACCAACGCAAGTGGTGGCATGTAGAAACTCATAAAAAGGAGGCACCCAATGAAGATCCATGACATCACCATGACCATTGAAGAAACCATGCAGGTCTATAAAAACAAGGAAGAAAAGAAGCCATCCATTACCGTCACCAGGGATTTCGCGTCATCCAACGCCATGGAGAGCCATATTTCCATGGACATGCACACCGGGACCCATCTGGACATGCCACTGCATTTCGTGCAAGGAGGTCCTCCCCTGGAGACCTTGGACCTGGATCGTCTGGTCACCAGGTGTCGGGTACTTGATCTAACCCATGTGAGGGATGGCATCACCAAAGCGGATCTTCAACAAAAGGACTTGTCCGGTGTTTCTTTTGTGCTCTTAAAAACAAAAAATTCCTTGGAAGACGACTTTCGCTTTGATTTTATTTTTTTGAAGGCAGACGGCGCCGCTTATTTGAAAGAGCTTGGACTGGATGGTGTGGGCATCGATGCTTTGGGGATCGAAAGGGATCAACCGGACTACGGGACCCACAAGACCTTGCTGGAAAACGGCATCCTCATTCTGGAAGGTCTCCGTTTGGCGCAAGTGAAAGAAGGGATCTACCAGATGATCGCCCTTCCCTTAAAGATCAAGGGAGTGGAAGCATCACCCGCCCGGGTGATCTTGCTGGAAGAATAGCAACTTGGATAACTTAAAAAGAGGAGGAAAAACAATGGCAAACATTCAACATGTAGAAGGACAGGACAAGGGAAAGGTCTTGATCTATACCTTAAGCACCTGTTCCTGGTGCAAGAAAACAAAACGATTATTGAAAGATCTGAAAGTGGCCTATGATTATATCGACGTGGATCTGGAAGATATGGAAGAGCAGGATCGGCTGGAACTTATCATCATGAAATTCAATCCCCGAGCCAGCTTCCCCACCATCGTCATCAACGATACAGAATCCATCAACGGATACAAGCCGAGAGAGATCAAGGAGCGATTCAAATGATCGATCAAGAAAGAATCAATGAATATTTAAAAACCCTGCAAGCAGATGCGGAAAACGGAGGATACCTTCTAAATCCCGACCGGGAATTCCTGGAGGATCTGGCACAGGGACTCTTGGAAAATACGGATCGATACGGTTATCAGGCCTGTCCCTGCCGTTTGGCCAACGGGAACATGGAAAAGGACCTGGACATCATCTGTCCCTGCGACTACCGGGATGAGGATCTTAACGACTATGGCGCCTGCTATTGCGCCCTGTACGTCAATGAATCCATTGCCAATGGCGAGCAGGAACCGGAAGCCATACCCGACCGAAGAAAGGAAGTCTTGGCTAAAAAATCCGATCCAATCAAAAAGGGAGCCGCTGTTTCCAAAACGGCCTTCCCTGTATGGCGCTGCAAGGTATGCGGTTATTTGTGTGCCCGAAAGAATCCTCCGGAGCGTTGCCCCATTTGCAAGGCACAAAAGGAACGATTCGAAGAATTTGTCTTTTAGTCCATATCCAAATCGTTTAATATAAATTTTTCAATAGCGTAAGCAACACCGTGGGAATCGTTGGTTTTTGTAACGTAATCCGCGGTGTTTTTTACATGGTCGGAAGCATTGCCCATGGCCACTCCGAAACCGGCATGACGGAGCATCTCCAAATCGTTATAGCTGTCGCCGAAGGCGATGATCTCTTCCCTATTGATGCCGTAATGCTCCTGCAATACGATCAGCCCGTGGGATTTGGTAACATGGACGGGCAATACGTCAAAGTTTTTCAACCCGGAATAGGATATTTTTGCACAGTCTCCCCAATGCTCTTCGATCCAGCGGGAAGTCTCTTCCATGCCGTGGGCCTCCGGATCGTTGTTCAAGGTGGTCACCTTGTAGGCTTTGTGTTTTTTATCCAAGATATCAGAAACGATCTCTTCATGGGTCTTGGTTACACGGACTCCCTTTTCATAGATCCCTGCGGCGATGGCTCTTAAGCCCATGCGCTGAAGAAATCCCAAATAATTCATGGAACGGTTGGAGACGCTAGCATAATCAAAATTGATGGTATAAGTAAGTCCATGGCGATGAATTTCCTCCAAAATTTTGACCAGGCAATCCGGTTGAAAATAATCTTCGAAAAGAACTTCCCCCGTTACAGGATCTTTGATCAAAGCCCCGTCGTTGGATACAATGGGCTCTACAATTCCAAGTTTCTTTACGATGTGAAGCATGTTGTTGAAATTGCGACCGGAGGCCAGTGTGACCCGGATCCCAGCTGCTCGCGCCCGATCCAATACATTTCTGCTTTGTCGGGAGACGTTGTGGTTGGATTTCAATACCGTACCATCCATGTCCATTACGATGAGTTTGTATTTCATGCTGTCTCCATTTCTCCTTAGTCGGCGATCAAACTTTTTCGCAACGATTCTGACGTTTCCAAGTCGATGAACAATTCCACCAGCTTCAACGCAAAGTCCACTGCTGCTCCAGCACCTTTTCCTGTAACGAAATGAGAGGAAACGGCAACTTTTTCATCCACCAGGACCGCTCCTTCCAGGTATTGTTCAAACCCTGGATAACAAGTGGCAAACTGGCCCTTCAATAATCCCAGTTCACCCAAGATCTTAGGTGCGGCACAGATGGCGGCGATCCATTTCCCCCGGGAATCATGGTCCATCAACAGTTGGATCAATCCGGAATGATTCCCCAGATTCAAAGTACCCGGCATTCCTCCAGGCAACACCAACAGGTCTGTATTCACAAAAGATCTTTCGGAAAAACGGTCATCTGCCACGACGGAAATGCCATGGGCGCCTTCCACGATGTGATCTTCTTCCATACTGACGGTTTTTGTGTCAAATCCTGCGCGGCGCAACACATCCACGGTGGCCAACGCTTCGATCTCTTCAAATCCATTGGCTAAAAAAACTGCTACTCTCAAAGGATCCTCCTCCAGTCTTTTCTATCTGTTTCCATTCTATTACTTCCATGAAATATTTTCAAGTTTGTGGTATGATATCCTATATCTCATTCTAAAGGAGACGATCATGAGCACGAGTTTCGGCATCATACTCCATGTTTCATCCCTACCTTCCAAAGAACCCTTGGGTAATCTGGGAAGGGATGCATTAAAATACCTTGATTTTTTGCAGCGAGCAGGCGCCTCTTATTGGCAGATCCTGCCCATTCACCCCATCGACCACGTCTATTCCCCTTACGCCTCTTCTTCCGCATTTGCCGGTGAAATTCGCTACATCGATATCAACATGCTGGACGATGATGAATTAAAGGATCAATATCAAATTCTGATGGAAAAAGTATCCGGTTCTTCCCAGGCAAATTATGAGCTGGCTTATCAGTTGAAAATGCCCATTTTAAAAGAGTATTTTTTGCGCAGGCACAAGGAATCAAGTCCTGTCCTGGAAACCTTTCAAAAGGATCATCCATGGGCATGGGATTACTGCCTGTATGAAGCATTGAAGATCCAATTTGGAGGCAAGCCCTGGCTTCTCTGGCCGGAAGGGATCCGCACAAGGGACCCCCATTCTTTGGACTTTTACGGAAAGTTGCTGTCAGAAGACATTCGCTTTTTTCTCTTCACCCAGTACTTGTTCTTTTCCCAGTGGAAAAACTTGAAAAAGGAAGCCAAAAAACGAAACATCGAGATCGTCGGTGACATTCCCATGTACGTGCCCTTGGACAGTGTGGAAGTCTGGTGCAACCCTTCCCTGTTTTCTCTGGACCATACCTTTCATCCCCACCATGTATCCGGCGCACCACCGGATTATTTCACGCCGGAGGGTCAGAAATGGAATACACCCGTTTACGAGTGGTCCAACCACGCCAAAGACGGCTATTCCTGGTGGAAAAAACGGATCGCCCATGCTTTTCGCTGTTTTGACGTGGTCCGTCTGGATCATTTCCGGGGCTTCGAATCCTTTTGGGCCGTACCACCGGCAGATGAAGATGCCCGAAACGGCCACTGGAAACGGGGACCCGGCATGGATTTTCTCCACCAGCTGAAAAAAACCTTCCATGATAAGAAATTCATCGTGGAAGACCTGGGAGATATCACACCGGAAGTGGAATGGCTAAAATCAGAATTTGGATATCCCGGCATGCGGGTCCTCCAATTTGCCTTCGACAACGACCCTTCCAATCCCCATTTGCCCGGGTCCGTCAATGACCATTATGTTTACTATACCGGCACACACGACAACCCTCCCCTGCCTTACTGGTACGCCACCTTGGACGATTGGGGACGGCAAACGGTAGATAAAATGATGGGCACCAAGGATGGGACGCCTGTCATCGACCAGTTGCTGGAAGCGGTTCTAAACAGCAATGCCGCTTTTGCCATGATCCAATTCCAGGATCTGCTGGAGCTGTCTCCCGCCAATCGGATGAACCGCCCCGGCACCATCAAAAACAACTGGGTATACAAGGCAGATCCGGATCCAGACTGGAAGCAGCTGGAAGACAATATTAAGAAACTTCGTCAATAAAAGCCCCTTTTGAAGGGGCTCTTTCTATGAGGTGGTGCAATCTTCCGTCAATCGGAAAATGCCAAAATCGTGTCCGTTCAAGTAGATGCCGTGAGGGTCCAGGTTGTTTTCCCGATTTTCCATGGAGATCTTCCCTTCCATGTCGAAGAGTTGCTCGATGCATAGATGTTCGATGGAAATTTCGTATTCTTTGATCAGATGGTCCGTCAGATTCCTGGTAGTGATCAGCTTGGGATCTTCTCCACTGTTGACGGCAATAAACAGAAAACGGTTGTCTAGTTTTGGATCTCTGATGGTATAACCCAATACGTGGCAATTGTCTACCTTCAAATCCATGAATTTCAAATGATTCTTGATGTCCTCCACGCTTCGCAGGCGAAATTCCACATGCCTTCGTCGAAAGTCGATAAGATCCTTCATAAAATGAAAAAATGCAAGATTTTCCTTTTTTTTGTGCCAGTCCATGGCGTTGATGGAGATGGGGGCATTGTAGCTGTTGCTGTTTCGCTGCTTGCTGCGAAGAAATTCATTGCCGGCATGGATCAAGGGAACTCCCTGGGCCAAAAACAACAAGGCAAAGGACAATCTGTTTTGCCGATCGATAAAGGATTCGGTCCCATGGGGATACACTTTTTTCATTTTGTCGTACAAGATCAGATTGTCGTGGGAATTGATGTAATTGATGCTTTCTTTCGGGCTGGAGGCAAAACCGATGTGGCCGTCGTCGTAATAGATGGATCCGGCGATCCCGGTCTCCACGCCATGGAGCTTGTCGCAGTCGCCCTGCACAAATCCCCGGCCTTCTCCATTGCTGTCCCCTTTTACCGCATCCCGGAAATTGTCGTTCAAAAATGCATAAGAAAGGGTCATTTGCTTGCCCTTGGTGGTTCGCTGTGCATCGGGCAGTACCGACTCTCCACCCATCCAGGGTTCCCCGTAGATGAAAACATCCTCCCGTTTGGAGCGCAGCCGTTCCACCAGAAGATGGACCGTCTCCATGTCGATGAGGGCCATCAGGTCAAAGCGAAAGCCGTCCATGTTGAAGCTGTCCAACCAATACTCCAGAGATTCAAAGAGGAACCTTCTAGTCATAAACCGCTCCGATGCCAGCTCGTTGCCCACGCCGGACCCGTCGGACAAGGTCCCGTCGGGCCAGGTCCGATGGTAATATCCTGGGGCCAGCTGCTCGAAATTGCTGGTTTTTCCACGATAGGTATGATTGTAAACCACATCCATGACAACGGAGAATCCTTCCTTTTGCAGGGTCATGATGAGTATTTTCAATTCATAGATCCGGTTGTAGTAGGAATTGGGATCGGTGGCATAGGAGCCTTCCGGCACGTTGTAATGCTCGGGATCGTATCCCCAGTTGTAGTTGTCGTCTTCGTAAAAGAGACGGGGATCTTCATCCACCGTTAAAAAGTCGTATACGGGCAGCAGGTGGATATGGGTGACACCCAATTCTTTGAGATGGTCCAATCCTGTGGACAATCCGTCACAAGTGGTCCCTTTTTCCACCATGCCCAAATATTTGCCCCGATGCTCCGCTCCAGAGCTGGCATCCACGGTAAAATCTTTCACATGGACCTCGTAAACGACGGCATCCAGACAATTAGTGCAAGCGGACCGATGATCGGCCACATGTTCCTTCCATCCAGGAGGATCCATTTTCTCCGGATCCAGAATCACGGATTTGGTGCTGTTTTCCGTAATCCCCAAGGAATAGGGGTCCGTCACTTCCTTCCCTCCGTCCAAAAGAAAGGTATAGCACTTGCCGATGAAATGTCTTTCCAAACGGCATTCAAACACATGGTTCTCATCCCGTATCATGGGGTATGTCCTTCTTCGCACTTGTTTTGGGTGATCGTATAAAGCCAGTTCCACTTGATCACAACCGGGGGCCCATACCCGAATGACGATACCGTCTTCCGTCACGATGGGGCCCAGTGCTTTTGTGGTGGTCTTGTAATCGATCCAGTTCATAGAGTCACCATCCCTTTCCATCCGTCAGGCTCTTGATGTTCCATATCTCTTTTGCATAGCGCTGGATGGTGTAATCCGAAGAAAAGACGCCGCTGGCCGCCGTATTTCGAAGGGACATGGCCGCCCATTGCTTTTCATCCTGGTACAAGTCGTTGATGGTGGCCTGCGCTCTTTTGTAGTCGTTGAAATCTTTAAGGACAAAAAACTTGTCCCCGTATTTGACCAACGTGTCGTAAATGGCCCGAAACTCTTCCTGGGATACATGGAATTCGCCGCTGATCAGGCTGTTCACTGTTTCCCGTATGACCTGGTCGCTGTTGTAGAGGGCAGCCGAATCATAGGATCCAGTTCGGTACAGTTCGTGGATTTCATCTGCCTTCAGGCCGAAGAGGACGATGTTCTCCTCTCCCACCTCATCCCGGATCTCGATATTGGCTCCATCCAGCGTCGCCAGGGTGATGGCTCCATTCATCATGTACTTCATGTTGCTGGTGCCGGAAGCTTCTTTTGTGGTGGTGGAGATCTGCTGGCTGACGTCGGCTGCCGGGATCATGTTGGTGGCTACGCTTACATTGTAATTCTTCAGAAAGACCACCTTGATCTTTTCCTTGATGGTCAGATCGTTGTTGACCGTCTTGGCTACGGTGTTGATCAGCTTGATGATCTCCTTGGCGATATAATACCCTGGTGCCGCTTTACCGGCAAACACGAAAGTCCTGGGTGTAATGTCCATATTGGGGTTCGCCTTCAAGGTCTTGTACAGATGCATGACGTGGAGGATGTTGAGCAACTGTCGCTTATACTCGTGGATCCGCTTTGCCTGCATGTCGAAGATGCTGTATGGGTTGACAGTGATGCCAGTGGTATAGTGGATGTATGTGGCCATGGTCACCTTGTTGCGGTGCTTGATCTTGGCGATCTCCTCCAGGACTGCAGGATCGTCTTCATAGGCCCTCAATTTGTGCAATTCCCTTGGATTGGTCATGAAGTCGTCTCCGATCAGGTCCCGAACCAGAGATGTAAGACCCCGATTGGCACTGAGGAGCCAATGACGATGGATGATCCCGTTGGTCTTGTTGTTGAACCGCTCCGGATAGATCTGATAAAAATGATTCAATTCCTTGTCTTTCAAAAGATCGGAATGGAGTTTTGCAACCCCATTGATGCTGTGGGTCCCGACGATGGCTATGTTGACCATGTGTACCGCATTGTTTTTGATGATGGACAACTTCTCCAGTTTAGCTGGATCTTGGACGTTGTATTTGGATTTTAAGGCATGGACAAACCGGTGGTTGATCTCTTCCGTGATCTGCCAGATCCTGGGCAACAGTTCCCGATAGAGGCCTACATCCCAGGTTTCCATGGCTTCCGCCAGCAGAGTGTGGTTGGTGAAGGCGCAAGTCTTTACCGTGATCCGCCAGGCATCTTCCCACTCGAAATTATACTCATCCATCAAGATCCGCATCAGTTCCGGTACGGCCATGGCCGGGTGGGTGTCGTTGATGTGGATGGCCACATACTCCGGCAGTTTTGCCAGGGGTCTTTCCAACCGCAAATGGTTTCTTAGAATGTCCTGGATCCCGGAAGAAACCAGGAAGTATTCCTGCTGCAGCCGCAACCGCTTGCCATCATATGTGGTGTCATCCGGATATAAGACTTGGGAAATGCTTTTGACCCGGTTGATCTGTTCAAAAGCTCCGCAAACGTTCCCCTTGCCGAATTCCACCAGGTTCAAATCGTCCTTGCTTTCCGCACCCCACAATCGCAGGGTGTTCACGTTGTCGTTTCGAAATCCCAAAACGGGGATATCATAAGGAACGGCATAGACCGTCTGATAATCCACATGTTTGAAGGTGTATTTATTGCCTCCTTTGGGAATGTAGAGGATCCTGCCGCCGAAGCGGACCTCCAGTTTTTCCTGGTACATTTTTCGTTCCCAGATGTTTCCTTCCACCAGCCAGCTGTCCGGTTTTTCCCGCTGTGCTCCATTGTCGATGACTTGCTGGAACAGCCCCTTTTCATAGCGAATCCCATATCCATGCCCA encodes the following:
- the zwf gene encoding glucose-6-phosphate dehydrogenase codes for the protein MNELSCTMIIFGATGDLTRRKLIPALHQLQYGGHLPEDFQVVAIGRREITQEEYREDLFHAMVAYTRILIDEDSWETLARRITYYKMDLTKTEEYRGLQTFLKERQHGENFSCNQLFYLAMAPEFFTVIVDGLKDTGILEETGNWNRLVLEKPFGKDLASAKVLNENIQRAFREEQIFRIDHYLGKEMIQNITMLRFQNTIFEPLWNSRYIDNIQISVSELDGVGSRAPYYDQTGALRDMVQNHLLQTLAITAMDPPKTMEADQIRDAKVKLLSELILFTEETSKTNVVFGQYESYKNEIGVQENSVTETFVALKLFIDNARWRGVPFYLTTGKKLPEKSAQVTVEFKAPNQCVQPEGEPCQVFDMQPGSQVNILEIKIQPKEGISLRLNTKKPSVISETVVAEMEYCQSCQNNFNTPDAYEKLLLDVIHGDSTRFTRWDELALTWYFIDSIHLDQVPLCEYEDLGRGPWEAHELLERDQRKWWHVETHKKEAPNEDP
- a CDS encoding cyclase family protein; the protein is MKIHDITMTIEETMQVYKNKEEKKPSITVTRDFASSNAMESHISMDMHTGTHLDMPLHFVQGGPPLETLDLDRLVTRCRVLDLTHVRDGITKADLQQKDLSGVSFVLLKTKNSLEDDFRFDFIFLKADGAAYLKELGLDGVGIDALGIERDQPDYGTHKTLLENGILILEGLRLAQVKEGIYQMIALPLKIKGVEASPARVILLEE
- a CDS encoding glutaredoxin family protein, whose protein sequence is MANIQHVEGQDKGKVLIYTLSTCSWCKKTKRLLKDLKVAYDYIDVDLEDMEEQDRLELIIMKFNPRASFPTIVINDTESINGYKPREIKERFK
- a CDS encoding ferredoxin-thioredoxin reductase catalytic domain-containing protein; its protein translation is MIDQERINEYLKTLQADAENGGYLLNPDREFLEDLAQGLLENTDRYGYQACPCRLANGNMEKDLDIICPCDYRDEDLNDYGACYCALYVNESIANGEQEPEAIPDRRKEVLAKKSDPIKKGAAVSKTAFPVWRCKVCGYLCARKNPPERCPICKAQKERFEEFVF
- a CDS encoding Cof-type HAD-IIB family hydrolase, producing the protein MKYKLIVMDMDGTVLKSNHNVSRQSRNVLDRARAAGIRVTLASGRNFNNMLHIVKKLGIVEPIVSNDGALIKDPVTGEVLFEDYFQPDCLVKILEEIHRHGLTYTINFDYASVSNRSMNYLGFLQRMGLRAIAAGIYEKGVRVTKTHEEIVSDILDKKHKAYKVTTLNNDPEAHGMEETSRWIEEHWGDCAKISYSGLKNFDVLPVHVTKSHGLIVLQEHYGINREEIIAFGDSYNDLEMLRHAGFGVAMGNASDHVKNTADYVTKTNDSHGVAYAIEKFILNDLDMD
- a CDS encoding DJ-1 family glyoxalase III gives rise to the protein MRVAVFLANGFEEIEALATVDVLRRAGFDTKTVSMEEDHIVEGAHGISVVADDRFSERSFVNTDLLVLPGGMPGTLNLGNHSGLIQLLMDHDSRGKWIAAICAAPKILGELGLLKGQFATCYPGFEQYLEGAVLVDEKVAVSSHFVTGKGAGAAVDFALKLVELFIDLETSESLRKSLIAD
- the malQ gene encoding 4-alpha-glucanotransferase, encoding MSTSFGIILHVSSLPSKEPLGNLGRDALKYLDFLQRAGASYWQILPIHPIDHVYSPYASSSAFAGEIRYIDINMLDDDELKDQYQILMEKVSGSSQANYELAYQLKMPILKEYFLRRHKESSPVLETFQKDHPWAWDYCLYEALKIQFGGKPWLLWPEGIRTRDPHSLDFYGKLLSEDIRFFLFTQYLFFSQWKNLKKEAKKRNIEIVGDIPMYVPLDSVEVWCNPSLFSLDHTFHPHHVSGAPPDYFTPEGQKWNTPVYEWSNHAKDGYSWWKKRIAHAFRCFDVVRLDHFRGFESFWAVPPADEDARNGHWKRGPGMDFLHQLKKTFHDKKFIVEDLGDITPEVEWLKSEFGYPGMRVLQFAFDNDPSNPHLPGSVNDHYVYYTGTHDNPPLPYWYATLDDWGRQTVDKMMGTKDGTPVIDQLLEAVLNSNAAFAMIQFQDLLELSPANRMNRPGTIKNNWVYKADPDPDWKQLEDNIKKLRQ
- the pulA gene encoding type I pullulanase: MNWIDYKTTTKALGPIVTEDGIVIRVWAPGCDQVELALYDHPKQVRRRTYPMIRDENHVFECRLERHFIGKCYTFLLDGGKEVTDPYSLGITENSTKSVILDPEKMDPPGWKEHVADHRSACTNCLDAVVYEVHVKDFTVDASSGAEHRGKYLGMVEKGTTCDGLSTGLDHLKELGVTHIHLLPVYDFLTVDEDPRLFYEDDNYNWGYDPEHYNVPEGSYATDPNSYYNRIYELKILIMTLQKEGFSVVMDVVYNHTYRGKTSNFEQLAPGYYHRTWPDGTLSDGSGVGNELASERFMTRRFLFESLEYWLDSFNMDGFRFDLMALIDMETVHLLVERLRSKREDVFIYGEPWMGGESVLPDAQRTTKGKQMTLSYAFLNDNFRDAVKGDSNGEGRGFVQGDCDKLHGVETGIAGSIYYDDGHIGFASSPKESINYINSHDNLILYDKMKKVYPHGTESFIDRQNRLSFALLFLAQGVPLIHAGNEFLRSKQRNSNSYNAPISINAMDWHKKKENLAFFHFMKDLIDFRRRHVEFRLRSVEDIKNHLKFMDLKVDNCHVLGYTIRDPKLDNRFLFIAVNSGEDPKLITTRNLTDHLIKEYEISIEHLCIEQLFDMEGKISMENRENNLDPHGIYLNGHDFGIFRLTEDCTTS
- a CDS encoding glycogen/starch/alpha-glucan phosphorylase, with product MLTKDVFVTEYEKMLYSIFGDDFEESTIQEKYTALCALVKIFSGKRWHATRRKQEESGEKAVYYFSMEFLTGKFLRKNLEYLDVYDIAEEYFEERGVCMADLLDAEHEPGLGNGGLGRLAVAFLDSLSSLAMPGHGYGIRYEKGLFQQVIDNGAQREKPDSWLVEGNIWERKMYQEKLEVRFGGRILYIPKGGNKYTFKHVDYQTVYAVPYDIPVLGFRNDNVNTLRLWGAESKDDLNLVEFGKGNVCGAFEQINRVKSISQVLYPDDTTYDGKRLRLQQEYFLVSSGIQDILRNHLRLERPLAKLPEYVAIHINDTHPAMAVPELMRILMDEYNFEWEDAWRITVKTCAFTNHTLLAEAMETWDVGLYRELLPRIWQITEEINHRFVHALKSKYNVQDPAKLEKLSIIKNNAVHMVNIAIVGTHSINGVAKLHSDLLKDKELNHFYQIYPERFNNKTNGIIHRHWLLSANRGLTSLVRDLIGDDFMTNPRELHKLRAYEDDPAVLEEIAKIKHRNKVTMATYIHYTTGITVNPYSIFDMQAKRIHEYKRQLLNILHVMHLYKTLKANPNMDITPRTFVFAGKAAPGYYIAKEIIKLINTVAKTVNNDLTIKEKIKVVFLKNYNVSVATNMIPAADVSQQISTTTKEASGTSNMKYMMNGAITLATLDGANIEIRDEVGEENIVLFGLKADEIHELYRTGSYDSAALYNSDQVIRETVNSLISGEFHVSQEEFRAIYDTLVKYGDKFFVLKDFNDYKRAQATINDLYQDEKQWAAMSLRNTAASGVFSSDYTIQRYAKEIWNIKSLTDGKGW